The DNA region GATCTCCTCGGCAACTTCGGCGGGCGTGGGGTCCGGCTCGCTGACCTCCGGCGCGGGCTGCCCCAGCGTCGTCAGTTCCCGCTTCACGCTCACGAGTTCCAACTCGTCGAGGAGCTGTTCGAGCCGCGCCGGGTCACCCGCGCCGCGCAGGGCCCCGAGTTCCACCTTGAGCGGCAGGTCGGTCACCATCCGCGAGAGGTCACGGCTGAAGAGGATGTCCGACTCCGAGGCGAGCAGCTTTTCGCGGGTGCCCTTGGGTTCCAGGGTGCCGTCCTTCGCCCGGGCGAGCACGGTGTCTAGGTCGCCGTACTCTTGGAGGAGCTTCGCCGCCGTCTTCGGCCCGATGCCCTTCGCACCTGGGATGTTGTCGCTGGCGTCCCCGGTCAGCGCCCGGTAGTCCACCCACTGCCGCACGGTCACGCCGTACTTGTCGAAAACCTCCCCCGGCCCGACGAGGGAGAAGTCGTTGGAGATCACCCGCACGTGGTCGTCGAGCAGTTGGTAGGCGTCGCGGTCGCTTGTCACGATCCGCACCTGGAAGCCCTTGCCCTCCGCCATGCGGGTGAGGCTGGCGATCACGTCGTCGGCCTCGAAGCCGGGTTCCTCCAACCTCGGGAAGCCCAGCGCGTCCACGACCTCGCGGATGCGGTCGATCTGCCCGGGGAGGTCGGAGGGCGTCTGTGCGCGGCCCGACTTGTAGCCCTCGTACTGCTCGTGGCGGAAGGTTTTGACCGGGGGGTCGAAGACCACGATGACCTGGTTGGAGGGCTGCCGCGCCAGCCGCAGGGTGAAGCGCAGGAAGCCCAGGATGGCGTGCGTCGCCTCGCCCCGGCTGCTGTTCAGCGGCGGCAGCGCGAAGTACGAGCGGAAGGCCAACGCGTGCCCGTCGATCAGGACGAGGGTATCGGGGGCCGGGGAGCCGGAGGCGGGCGGGGTCATGGGGGCATTCTACGGAGGGGGGCAGGCGGGGAGTGCTGCACAGGTCCCGGTGGGTGCGGGAATTAAGTAGCTGGAACGGCCGATGCCGTTTTCGATCTTCACGCCGTAGGGTGCGGGAGTGTCTGCCGAAGCCTTCCCGCCCCCCGACCTCGAACTTCAGGAGGACGTGCCCTTCAGTGCATACGGCCTGTGTCTCGACGTGCTGCGGCCACGGCGGCGGGCTTCCACACCTGCACCCGCCGTTCTCCACCTCCACGGGGGCGCATGGGTGATGTTCGGCAAGTGGCCGGTGGCGAACGTTTTCTTTGCCCGGGCGGGGTTCGTGACCGTCTCCGTGGACTACCGCCTCGCACCGGGCACCCTCTTCCCTGCCCAGATTCACGACGCTAAGACGGCGGTGAGGTGGCTGCGTGCCCACAGCGATGTCTACGGCATCGACCCAAGGCGCATCGGCGTCTGGGGGATCAGCGCGGGAGCCCACCTCGCTGGCCTGCTGGGTACGACCGCCGGTTCGTCTGGACTGGAGGGCTTAGGCGGCGACTGGGAAGGCTGGTCCTCCGAGGTTCAGGCCATTGGCAACGTTTGCGGCGTGATGGACTTCCTCGACCCTGGGATGCCGTTCGGCCCGGAGCCCTTCCCCCTGTTCGGCGCACCCCTGGCCGAGCGGCCTGACCTCGCTGTGCTGGCAAGTCCGGTAGCCCACGTCTCGGCCGGTTCTGCGCCGTTTCTCCACCTGCACGGCAGGCACGACCGGGAGGTTCCCATCTCCCAGGCGCGGCGGATGCACGCGGCGCTGGAGGCGGCGGGTGCCCGAAGCGAGCTTGTGGAACTGGACGGCGACCACTACATCAATGAGACCCACCAGGCCGAGGTCGAAGGCAAACTCCTGGCCTTTTTCCGACGGGAACTCGCTCACGAGTAGGGTTTACACCCCAACCCGCCCCCGCTCCTCCACCACTTTCGCCAGTGCCCCGGCGACCTCGTGGATTTCGGCCTCGTCGGGGCCCTCGACCATCACGCGGATCAGGTTCTCGGTGCCGCTGGGGCGCAGGTTGACGCGGCCCCGGCCATTCAGGCGCTCCTCGGCCTGCAAGACGGCGGCCTGCACCACCTCGTCGCGGGCGATGGCCTTCTTGTCGCCGACGCGGACGTTCACCAGGGTCTGCGGAAACATCACGAGTTCGTCGTGGAGTTCGTCCAGCGTCGTGCCGAGCCCCTTCATCGCGGCGAGGGTAAGGAGCGAGGTGAGCACCCCGTCCCCGGTGGGGCTGTGGTCGAGGAAGAGGACGTGCCCGCTCTGCTCGCCGCCCAGGGTGAGGCCGCGCCCATGCAGCCGCTCGTGGACATAGCGGTCGCCGACGGCGGTGCGCTCCAGGGGGATGCCCGCCTCGCGCAGTTTCACCTCCAGCGCCATGTTCGCCATGATCGTGGTCACGACGCCCCGGTCCTGCCGGGCGCGGGCGTTCAGCAGCAGCATGTGGTCGCCCTGCACCACGTTCCCGCGCGAGTCCACGAAGAGGGCCCGGTCGGCGTCCCCGTCGAAGGCCACGCCGAGGTCGTAGTCCCCCTCCCGCACGATCTGCCGGAGGTGACCCAGATGGGTGCTCCCGCAGCCCCGGTTGATGTTGCGACCGTCAGGTGTGGTGTACACGGCGAACACGTCCGCCCCCGCCGCCTGGAAAACTCGCGGCCCGACCCGGTACGCCGCCCCGTTCGCGCAGTCCATCGCCACCCTCATACCCGTCAGGTCGGGCGCGTGCGAGCGCAGGAAGCCCACGTACAGCCGTTCGGCCTCGGTGTAGTTCGTGACCGAGCCGAGGTCCACGCCCGTCACGGGGGGAAGGCTGGCAACTCCGTCCACGGCGGCCTCGATCTCCAGTTCGGTCGCGTCGCCGAGTTTTTCCCCACTCGCGCCGAAGAACTTGATCCCGTTGTCCTCGTAGGGGTTGTGCGAGGCGCTGATCACCACGCCCGCGTC from Deinococcus aetherius includes:
- a CDS encoding alpha/beta hydrolase; amino-acid sequence: MSAEAFPPPDLELQEDVPFSAYGLCLDVLRPRRRASTPAPAVLHLHGGAWVMFGKWPVANVFFARAGFVTVSVDYRLAPGTLFPAQIHDAKTAVRWLRAHSDVYGIDPRRIGVWGISAGAHLAGLLGTTAGSSGLEGLGGDWEGWSSEVQAIGNVCGVMDFLDPGMPFGPEPFPLFGAPLAERPDLAVLASPVAHVSAGSAPFLHLHGRHDREVPISQARRMHAALEAAGARSELVELDGDHYINETHQAEVEGKLLAFFRRELAHE
- the glmM gene encoding phosphoglucosamine mutase, translated to MSERKYFGTDGVRAVAGEFPLTAAWVMGLGAAAGEVLRRRNPHPSVVIGKDTRQSGDMLEAALAAGLTSRGVNVVHVGVLPTPGVSYLTRHLGADAGVVISASHNPYEDNGIKFFGASGEKLGDATELEIEAAVDGVASLPPVTGVDLGSVTNYTEAERLYVGFLRSHAPDLTGMRVAMDCANGAAYRVGPRVFQAAGADVFAVYTTPDGRNINRGCGSTHLGHLRQIVREGDYDLGVAFDGDADRALFVDSRGNVVQGDHMLLLNARARQDRGVVTTIMANMALEVKLREAGIPLERTAVGDRYVHERLHGRGLTLGGEQSGHVLFLDHSPTGDGVLTSLLTLAAMKGLGTTLDELHDELVMFPQTLVNVRVGDKKAIARDEVVQAAVLQAEERLNGRGRVNLRPSGTENLIRVMVEGPDEAEIHEVAGALAKVVEERGRVGV